In a single window of the Limnohabitans sp. 2KL-27 genome:
- a CDS encoding recombinase family protein — protein MAIFGYGRVSTTVQNTINQKLELEQAGFNLDFWFSDTGISGKTCASQRPEFARLLEKIRDGETIVVNKLDRLGRDSIDVLQTVRMLSDRQIKVIVHQLGQTDLTSPADKLLLTMLSAVASMERDLLVERTHAGLARAKAEGKRLGRPCKTSEAQRLEIRDLLAQGKSVSEVARTYGVSRANIIGIRSVCSQ, from the coding sequence ATGGCAATTTTTGGGTACGGACGAGTCAGCACCACAGTTCAAAACACTATAAACCAGAAGCTAGAGCTAGAGCAAGCTGGGTTCAACCTAGATTTTTGGTTCAGCGACACAGGCATCAGCGGCAAGACATGTGCATCACAGAGACCAGAGTTCGCTCGGCTGCTTGAGAAGATTCGTGACGGTGAAACAATTGTCGTGAACAAGCTAGATCGACTAGGGCGTGACTCTATTGATGTGCTTCAGACTGTTCGAATGCTCTCAGATAGACAGATCAAAGTCATCGTTCATCAACTGGGTCAAACTGATTTAACTTCACCAGCTGACAAACTACTTTTGACAATGTTGTCCGCTGTGGCATCGATGGAACGTGATCTATTAGTTGAAAGAACACATGCTGGACTTGCTAGAGCGAAAGCAGAAGGCAAGCGACTCGGACGTCCATGCAAAACGAGCGAAGCACAACGTCTAGAGATTCGTGACTTGCTGGCGCAGGGTAAGTCTGTCAGCGAAGTTGCTCGAACTTATGGTGTGTCGAGAGCAAACATCATCGGCATCAGGTCAGTTTGTTCCCAGTAA
- a CDS encoding ABC-F family ATP-binding cassette domain-containing protein, whose protein sequence is MINLKNVTLRRGTKVLLDQASVTLNPGEKVGLVGRNGAGKSTLFALFNGTLQEDGGDFDMPRNWRMGQVAQNMPETDQPAADFVLEGDTRLAELRQRLVAAEASGDGMEMAHVYTDLADAGDHDALPRAEALILGLGFRVDELNNPVNSFSGGWRMRLQLARALMCPSDILLLDEPTNHLDLDALVWLEAWLQRYAGTMIVISHDREFLDAVTNVTLHIDHAKLTRYGSNYSGFEILRAQQMELQQASFAKQQDKIAHLQKFINRFKAQASKAKQAQSRVKALERMEKVAPLLADAEFTFGFKEPNNLPNPMLAISEASFGYMVDGEAKTIVQGVSKSVLAGQRIGILGANGQGKSTLVKTIARTMPQLSGTLTEGKGLNIGYFAQQELDVLHPNDNPLEHMIRLAKELGPNSGEPSREQDLRNYLGTFNFSGDMVKQAVGSMSGGEKARLVLAMIVWQRPNLLLLDEPTNHLDLATREALSMALNEFEGTVMLVSHDRALLRAVCDEFWMVGRGKVEPFDGDLDDYQKYLLEESKRLREAAKNAARDGLATPTEPVQDAAASASAASAAPAGAPTAAAETGLSSAEQRKLDAQKRQQLAAQTRPLKRELEQNEQRMVSIEAEKNQLEQLLTTTVSPAEMADAGRRLKTLADEVAKLEERWLELTQLLEVSA, encoded by the coding sequence ATGATCAACCTCAAAAACGTCACCCTCCGCCGAGGCACCAAGGTGCTGCTGGACCAAGCTTCGGTCACCCTGAACCCCGGCGAAAAGGTCGGTCTGGTCGGCCGCAATGGCGCGGGCAAGTCCACGCTGTTTGCGCTGTTCAACGGAACCCTGCAAGAAGACGGCGGCGACTTTGACATGCCGCGCAACTGGCGCATGGGCCAGGTCGCGCAGAACATGCCCGAAACCGACCAGCCAGCAGCCGACTTCGTCCTCGAAGGCGACACGCGATTGGCCGAACTGCGCCAGCGCTTGGTGGCCGCAGAAGCCAGTGGTGACGGCATGGAAATGGCCCATGTTTACACCGACCTGGCCGACGCGGGCGACCACGACGCGCTGCCCCGCGCTGAAGCCTTGATCTTGGGCCTGGGCTTTCGGGTCGATGAGCTCAACAACCCGGTCAACAGCTTCTCAGGCGGCTGGCGCATGCGCTTGCAGCTGGCCCGGGCGCTGATGTGCCCATCGGACATCCTGCTGCTCGACGAACCTACCAACCACTTGGACTTGGACGCCTTGGTCTGGCTGGAAGCCTGGTTGCAGCGCTATGCGGGCACCATGATCGTGATCAGCCACGACCGCGAATTTCTCGATGCGGTGACGAACGTCACGCTGCACATCGACCACGCCAAACTGACCCGATACGGCAGCAACTACAGCGGCTTTGAAATTTTGCGCGCCCAGCAAATGGAGCTGCAACAAGCCTCGTTTGCCAAGCAGCAAGACAAGATCGCCCACCTGCAAAAGTTCATCAACCGCTTCAAAGCGCAGGCCAGCAAGGCCAAACAGGCGCAAAGCCGGGTCAAGGCCCTGGAACGCATGGAAAAAGTGGCGCCGCTGCTGGCCGATGCCGAGTTCACCTTCGGCTTCAAGGAGCCCAACAACCTGCCCAACCCCATGCTGGCCATCAGCGAGGCGAGCTTTGGTTACATGGTCGATGGAGAAGCCAAAACCATTGTGCAAGGTGTCAGCAAATCGGTGCTGGCCGGTCAGCGCATCGGCATTTTGGGTGCGAACGGTCAGGGTAAATCGACCCTGGTCAAGACCATCGCCCGCACCATGCCTCAGTTGTCGGGCACCCTGACCGAGGGCAAGGGTCTGAACATTGGCTATTTCGCGCAGCAAGAACTCGATGTGCTGCACCCGAATGACAACCCGCTGGAGCACATGATTCGCCTGGCCAAAGAGCTGGGCCCCAACAGTGGCGAGCCCAGTCGCGAACAAGATCTGCGCAATTACCTGGGCACCTTCAACTTCTCAGGCGACATGGTCAAACAAGCCGTGGGCTCCATGAGCGGTGGCGAAAAAGCCCGTCTGGTGCTGGCCATGATCGTGTGGCAACGCCCCAACCTGTTGCTGCTGGACGAGCCCACCAACCACCTGGACCTGGCCACACGTGAGGCGCTGTCGATGGCGCTCAATGAATTTGAAGGCACGGTCATGCTGGTCAGCCACGACCGCGCTTTGCTGCGTGCCGTGTGCGACGAATTCTGGATGGTGGGCAGGGGGAAGGTGGAACCCTTTGATGGCGACTTGGACGACTACCAGAAGTACCTGCTGGAAGAGTCCAAGCGCCTGCGCGAAGCGGCCAAAAATGCTGCGCGTGACGGACTGGCCACGCCGACTGAACCCGTCCAGGATGCGGCAGCTTCGGCCAGTGCGGCAAGCGCAGCACCTGCGGGGGCGCCCACGGCAGCTGCTGAGACTGGCCTGAGCAGCGCAGAACAGCGCAAACTCGACGCCCAAAAACGCCAGCAACTGGCGGCGCAAACCCGCCCGCTCAAGCGGGAGTTGGAGCAAAACGAACAGCGCATGGTCAGCATCGAAGCTGAAAAGAACCAGCTGGAACAGCTGTTGACCACAACCGTGTCACCCGCCGAGATGGCCGATGCCGGACGACGCCTCAAAACACTGGCCGACGAGGTGGCCAAACTGGAGGAGCGTTGGTTGGAATTGACGCAGTTGCTGGAAGTCTCGGCCTGA
- the prmB gene encoding 50S ribosomal protein L3 N(5)-glutamine methyltransferase gives MSALTLSGLIEASSQRLAKAGLAFGHGTQSAFDEAVWLVLWRLGMPLDTDLDEVAHQAVSPEQQAACNALIEERIAGRKPAAYLTRETWLQGVSFYIDERAIVPRSLIAEVLADGTIDAWLGDQTRQVLDLCTGNGSLAVLAALAWPEVQVTGADISDDALAVASINVARHDLQERVTLVHSDGLSALPGPFDLILCNPPYVCQASMDALPAEYRAEPELALAGGTDGMDFVRQLFKDAPARMSEHAVLVLEIGNEVAHFTAAFPGLEVAWLDTSAGDDQVLLITREALLQS, from the coding sequence ATGAGCGCCTTGACCCTTTCGGGTTTGATCGAGGCATCGTCACAGCGGCTCGCGAAAGCGGGCTTGGCCTTTGGCCACGGCACCCAAAGCGCTTTCGACGAAGCCGTCTGGCTCGTGCTTTGGCGCCTGGGCATGCCGCTCGACACCGATCTGGACGAGGTGGCCCATCAGGCCGTGTCGCCCGAGCAGCAAGCAGCCTGCAATGCGCTGATCGAGGAGCGCATCGCTGGCCGCAAACCCGCCGCCTACCTGACGCGTGAGACTTGGTTGCAAGGCGTGTCCTTTTATATCGACGAGCGGGCCATCGTGCCCCGCAGCCTGATCGCCGAGGTCCTGGCCGACGGCACCATCGATGCCTGGCTGGGCGACCAGACGCGGCAAGTGCTGGACCTGTGTACCGGCAACGGCAGCCTGGCCGTGCTGGCGGCGCTGGCCTGGCCCGAGGTGCAGGTGACGGGGGCCGATATTTCAGACGATGCGCTGGCCGTGGCCTCGATCAACGTGGCGCGACACGATCTGCAAGAGCGCGTGACGCTGGTGCACAGCGACGGCCTGTCTGCCCTACCCGGTCCGTTTGACCTGATCTTGTGCAACCCGCCTTATGTGTGCCAGGCCAGCATGGACGCGCTGCCCGCTGAATACAGGGCCGAGCCCGAACTGGCTTTGGCGGGTGGCACAGACGGCATGGACTTTGTGCGGCAATTGTTCAAGGATGCGCCAGCGCGGATGAGCGAGCACGCGGTGCTGGTGCTGGAGATTGGCAACGAGGTGGCTCACTTCACCGCGGCCTTTCCTGGGCTCGAAGTCGCCTGGCTGGACACCAGTGCGGGCGACGACCAAGTGCTGCTGATCACCCGGGAAGCCCTGCTCCAAAGCTGA
- the dapE gene encoding succinyl-diaminopimelate desuccinylase, which produces MNATTCHDTLRLAEQLISRPSVTPDDAGCMDLIADALKPLGFVCEYMDSGPDTFRVRNLWAKRAGTSGQTLAFAGHTDVVPTGPLTQWDSDPFTPTHKDGKLFGRGASDMKTSLAAMVVAVQEFLVTHPNPALGIAFLLTSDEEGPAIDGTVVVCKALQARGDSPQFCIVGEPTSVQQTGDMIKNGRRGTMSGKLTVKGVQGHIAYPHLADNPIHRLAPALAELVAVRWDEGNAFFPPTSWQVSNIHAGTGASNVIPGDCVVDFNFRFCTESTPESLQQRLSNVLDRQGLKYELNWTIGGLPFLTTPGTLVAAIQKAITDETGLNTELSTTGGTSDGRFIAQICPQVIEFGPPNATIHKVNEHVVLSDIAPLKAIYRRTLEQLNAGLSA; this is translated from the coding sequence ATGAATGCCACCACCTGCCACGACACCCTTCGCTTGGCCGAGCAATTGATCTCGCGCCCGTCCGTCACACCCGACGATGCGGGCTGCATGGACCTGATTGCAGACGCCTTGAAGCCGCTGGGCTTTGTCTGCGAATACATGGACTCTGGCCCTGACACCTTCCGTGTGCGCAACCTCTGGGCCAAGCGCGCAGGCACATCGGGCCAGACGCTGGCCTTTGCCGGACACACCGATGTGGTGCCCACGGGCCCCCTCACGCAATGGGACAGTGACCCCTTCACCCCCACGCACAAAGATGGCAAGTTGTTCGGCCGGGGCGCGAGCGACATGAAAACATCGCTGGCGGCCATGGTGGTCGCGGTGCAGGAATTTCTGGTCACCCACCCCAACCCGGCATTGGGGATTGCTTTTTTGCTGACCAGCGACGAAGAAGGCCCGGCGATCGACGGCACGGTGGTGGTGTGCAAAGCGCTCCAAGCCCGTGGTGATTCGCCTCAGTTTTGCATCGTCGGCGAACCCACCTCGGTGCAGCAGACGGGCGACATGATCAAGAACGGCCGGCGCGGGACGATGAGCGGCAAACTGACGGTCAAGGGTGTACAAGGCCACATCGCCTACCCGCACCTGGCCGACAACCCGATTCACCGCTTGGCACCGGCACTGGCCGAGCTGGTCGCTGTCCGCTGGGACGAAGGCAATGCCTTTTTCCCGCCCACCAGCTGGCAAGTCAGCAACATCCACGCAGGCACCGGCGCAAGCAATGTGATCCCCGGCGACTGCGTGGTGGATTTCAACTTCCGCTTTTGCACCGAATCCACCCCCGAGAGCCTGCAGCAGCGCTTGAGCAACGTGCTCGACCGCCAAGGTCTGAAGTACGAGCTGAACTGGACCATCGGCGGCCTGCCCTTTTTGACCACACCGGGCACTTTGGTCGCCGCCATACAAAAAGCGATCACCGACGAAACCGGCCTCAACACAGAGCTGTCCACCACAGGCGGCACCAGCGACGGCCGCTTCATTGCGCAGATTTGCCCACAAGTGATCGAATTTGGCCCACCCAACGCGACGATTCACAAGGTCAATGAGCATGTGGTGCTGAGTGACATCGCGCCCCTCAAGGCCATCTACCGCCGCACGCTGGAACAACTCAACGCGGGCTTGTCCGCATGA
- the dapC gene encoding succinyldiaminopimelate transaminase — MNPLLAKLQPYPFERLKQLFASVTPNPSLQPISLGIGEPKHATPAFIQEALKNAVATGLSAYPATAGEPALRKACAAWLQTRYRLTLNPSTQVLPVNGSREALFALTQTVVDPTRSGATVVSPNPFYQIYEGAALLSGATPYYVPSDPARNFANDWDSVPAEVWARTQLLFVCSPGNPTGAVMPLSEWEKLFALSDQHGFVIASDECYSEIYFREEAPLGGLEAAHQLGRTDFKRLIAFTSLSKRSNVPGLRSGFVAGDAAIIQQFLLYRTYHGSAMSPVVQAASVAAWGDEAHVVDNRNQYRTKFAQVTPVLAEVLDVKLPDASFYLWAGVPAGWQGDDAAFAQALYKAEHVTVLPGSYLARDVNGSNPGRGRIRMALVAETAECLDAAERIARFVRAHSQKA, encoded by the coding sequence ATGAATCCCCTTCTCGCCAAGCTTCAACCCTATCCTTTTGAACGGCTCAAACAGCTGTTCGCCAGCGTCACCCCGAACCCGTCCCTCCAACCCATCAGCTTGGGGATTGGCGAGCCCAAACACGCCACGCCCGCCTTCATCCAAGAAGCGCTCAAGAACGCTGTGGCCACCGGCCTCTCGGCCTACCCGGCCACGGCCGGTGAGCCGGCCCTGCGCAAGGCCTGCGCGGCTTGGCTGCAAACCCGCTACCGGCTGACGCTGAACCCCTCCACGCAAGTGCTGCCGGTCAACGGTTCGCGCGAAGCCCTGTTTGCCCTCACGCAAACCGTGGTCGACCCGACCCGCTCCGGCGCCACGGTGGTCAGCCCCAACCCTTTCTACCAAATCTACGAAGGTGCGGCCTTGCTGTCGGGGGCCACGCCTTACTACGTGCCCAGCGACCCGGCCCGCAACTTTGCCAACGACTGGGACAGCGTGCCCGCCGAGGTCTGGGCACGCACCCAACTGCTGTTTGTCTGCTCGCCCGGCAACCCCACCGGCGCAGTCATGCCCCTGTCCGAGTGGGAAAAGCTGTTTGCCCTGTCCGACCAGCACGGTTTCGTGATCGCGTCTGACGAGTGCTACAGCGAGATTTATTTCCGCGAAGAAGCGCCTTTGGGGGGGCTGGAAGCCGCCCACCAGTTGGGCCGCACCGACTTCAAGCGCCTGATCGCCTTCACAAGTCTTTCCAAACGCAGCAACGTGCCTGGCCTGCGCAGCGGCTTTGTGGCCGGTGATGCCGCCATCATTCAACAGTTTTTGCTCTACCGCACCTACCACGGCAGCGCCATGAGCCCGGTGGTGCAAGCCGCCAGCGTGGCCGCTTGGGGCGACGAGGCCCATGTGGTGGACAACCGCAACCAGTACCGCACCAAATTCGCCCAGGTCACGCCCGTGCTGGCTGAAGTGCTGGACGTGAAATTGCCCGATGCCAGCTTCTACCTGTGGGCGGGGGTGCCGGCAGGGTGGCAAGGCGACGACGCTGCGTTTGCCCAAGCCCTCTACAAAGCAGAACACGTCACCGTGCTGCCTGGCAGCTATCTGGCGCGGGACGTCAACGGCAGCAATCCCGGGCGTGGCCGCATCCGCATGGCCCTTGTGGCCGAAACCGCCGAGTGCCTGGATGCGGCCGAGCGCATCGCCCGTTTTGTGCGGGCGCACTCCCAAAAGGCCTGA
- the smc gene encoding chromosome segregation protein SMC — MRLNSIKLSGFKSFAEPTNFLLPGQLVGVVGPNGCGKSNIMDAVRWVLGESKASELRGESMQDVIFNGTTTRKPASRASVELVFDNADHRAGGQWGQFAEIAVKRVLTRDGNSSYYINNQPVRRRDVQDVFLGTGLGPRAYAIIGQGTISRIIESRPEELRLFLEEAAGVSKYKERRRETENRLSDTRENLTRVDDILRELNANLEKLEKQAEVAHRYNSLQADSTLKQHQLWFLKRRDAEADQGRMKSDVDQAVNALESRLADLRHVEADLETIRQAHYAAGDQVNQAQGALYEASAEVGRLEAEIRFVVEGRQRAEQRLQQLVEQTAQWGTRSQDAQAELDSLAEQAAMAEDQSMTLAAQVEDQAMALPDLEEALRKAQNEATVQRASVVQVQQQIGVLAADQRNVEEQSRQLDNRRERLLSDRNALAAPDEARLSQLQEQLAEAEALSAESEARLQDLQSQVPALDDDRRLRQSAVNQESSKLADLSARIEALKALQEKVRTDGKLKPWLAKHGMEGLEGLWSRIHIEPGWENALESALRERLSALEVSRLDMVRAFANDAPPAKLSFFTSPLAAKAAPRSGMPAGCKPLAELLRVHDAGLSALLADWLQGCYTAPNMEDALAWRSQLQAGETLLVQAGHAVQLNSVVFYAQDSEQAGLLARAQDIENLDKQLRAQTLIAEESRSALVRAEAAYADASQRLITVRREASESQSRTHELQVETLRLSQLVAQTRARSEQINNDLTEVEALLDELQERRVTAEARFEELDMQLADKQERHAQLDERVIEAERKLAECREQQRSLERRAQEAQFSQRSLDARRAELQRTIETAQQQVSSIDAEMQRARDELSRLTDAAAQAGLQNVLALKLEREQALGTCRSAYDDLTAKLRASDERRVSFERELDPLRQRITDLQLKEQAARLGLEQYTQLLADAQADLQAVAQSIETGQVRVTGLQAEIDRIHRDITALGPVNLAALEELTTSRERKVFLDAQCADLTDAMNTLEDAIRKIDAETRDLLGGTFKIVNEHFSRMFPELFGGGNARLVMTGDEILDAGVQVLAQPPGKKNQTIHLLSGGEKALTAIALVFAIFQLNPAPFCLLDEVDAPLDDANTERYAKLVKGMGKETQFLFISHNKIAMEMAEQLIGVTMQEQGVSRIVAVDMESAVSLADVA; from the coding sequence GTGCGCCTCAATTCCATCAAGCTTTCAGGCTTCAAATCGTTTGCCGAACCGACCAATTTTCTGCTGCCTGGGCAACTGGTGGGCGTGGTCGGCCCCAACGGTTGCGGCAAGTCCAACATCATGGACGCGGTGCGTTGGGTGCTGGGCGAATCCAAGGCGTCCGAGCTGCGGGGTGAGTCCATGCAGGACGTCATCTTCAATGGCACCACCACACGCAAACCGGCCAGCCGCGCCAGCGTGGAGCTGGTGTTTGACAACGCCGATCACCGCGCCGGCGGCCAATGGGGGCAGTTTGCCGAGATCGCCGTCAAGCGCGTGCTCACCCGTGACGGCAACAGCAGTTATTACATCAACAACCAGCCGGTGCGCCGGCGCGATGTGCAGGATGTGTTTCTGGGCACGGGCCTCGGCCCTCGGGCCTACGCCATCATCGGCCAGGGCACCATCAGCCGCATCATCGAGTCGCGCCCCGAAGAGCTGCGCTTGTTCCTCGAAGAGGCCGCCGGGGTCTCCAAATACAAGGAACGCCGTCGCGAAACCGAAAACCGCCTGTCCGACACCCGAGAGAACCTCACCCGGGTTGACGACATCTTGCGCGAGCTGAACGCCAACCTCGAAAAGCTGGAAAAACAGGCCGAAGTGGCGCACCGTTACAACAGCTTGCAAGCCGACAGCACGCTCAAGCAGCACCAGCTGTGGTTTTTGAAGCGCCGTGACGCCGAGGCCGACCAGGGCCGTATGAAGTCCGACGTGGACCAGGCCGTCAATGCGCTGGAGTCGCGCTTGGCCGATCTGCGCCATGTGGAAGCCGATCTGGAGACCATCCGTCAGGCGCATTACGCCGCCGGTGACCAGGTCAACCAAGCGCAAGGGGCTTTGTACGAAGCCAGCGCCGAGGTGGGCCGCCTGGAAGCCGAGATTCGCTTTGTGGTGGAAGGCCGCCAACGTGCCGAGCAGCGCCTGCAGCAGTTGGTGGAACAAACCGCGCAATGGGGTACCCGCAGCCAAGATGCACAAGCCGAACTGGACAGCCTGGCCGAGCAAGCGGCCATGGCCGAAGACCAGAGCATGACACTGGCCGCGCAAGTGGAAGACCAGGCCATGGCGCTGCCCGATCTGGAAGAAGCCCTGCGCAAAGCCCAAAACGAGGCCACCGTCCAACGCGCCAGCGTGGTGCAGGTGCAGCAGCAAATCGGCGTGTTGGCCGCAGACCAGCGCAACGTCGAAGAACAATCGCGCCAACTCGACAACCGCCGCGAACGCCTGCTGAGCGACCGCAATGCGCTGGCCGCGCCAGACGAGGCCCGTCTGAGTCAGCTGCAAGAGCAACTGGCCGAGGCCGAGGCCTTGTCGGCCGAGTCCGAAGCCCGCCTGCAAGACCTGCAAAGCCAAGTGCCGGCGCTGGACGACGACCGCCGCCTGCGCCAAAGCGCTGTGAACCAGGAGTCGTCCAAGCTGGCTGACCTGAGTGCGCGTATTGAGGCGCTCAAGGCCTTGCAAGAAAAAGTCCGCACCGATGGCAAGCTCAAACCCTGGCTGGCCAAGCATGGCATGGAGGGCCTGGAGGGCCTGTGGAGCCGCATCCACATCGAGCCAGGCTGGGAAAACGCCTTGGAATCGGCCCTGCGAGAGCGCCTGTCGGCCTTGGAGGTCTCGCGCCTGGACATGGTGCGTGCTTTCGCCAACGATGCGCCGCCCGCCAAATTGAGTTTTTTCACTTCGCCTTTGGCCGCCAAAGCAGCGCCGCGCAGTGGCATGCCCGCAGGCTGCAAGCCTCTGGCCGAGTTGCTGCGTGTGCACGATGCCGGTTTGTCGGCCCTCTTGGCCGACTGGCTGCAAGGCTGTTACACCGCCCCCAACATGGAAGACGCGCTGGCTTGGCGCAGCCAGCTTCAAGCCGGTGAAACCCTGTTGGTGCAGGCAGGCCATGCGGTTCAACTCAACAGCGTGGTGTTTTACGCCCAAGACTCCGAGCAAGCCGGCTTGTTGGCCCGTGCTCAGGACATTGAGAACCTGGACAAGCAGCTGCGCGCCCAGACCTTGATCGCTGAGGAAAGTCGCAGCGCTCTGGTGCGGGCTGAAGCGGCCTATGCCGACGCCTCGCAGCGCCTGATCACGGTGCGCCGCGAAGCCAGCGAAAGCCAGTCGCGCACGCACGAGTTGCAGGTCGAGACCCTGCGCTTGTCTCAGTTGGTGGCCCAAACGCGTGCCCGCAGCGAGCAAATCAACAACGACCTGACCGAGGTCGAGGCCTTGCTGGACGAGTTGCAAGAGCGCCGTGTCACGGCCGAAGCCCGCTTCGAAGAGCTGGACATGCAACTGGCCGACAAGCAAGAGCGCCACGCCCAGCTGGACGAGCGCGTGATCGAGGCCGAGCGCAAGCTGGCCGAATGCCGCGAGCAGCAACGCAGCTTGGAGCGCCGTGCCCAAGAGGCCCAGTTCTCGCAGCGCAGCCTGGACGCCCGCCGGGCCGAACTGCAACGCACGATTGAAACCGCTCAGCAACAGGTGAGCAGCATCGACGCCGAAATGCAGCGGGCCCGCGACGAACTCAGTCGCCTGACCGATGCCGCCGCCCAAGCCGGTTTGCAAAACGTGCTGGCCCTCAAACTCGAGCGCGAACAAGCGCTGGGCACTTGCCGAAGCGCCTACGACGACCTGACGGCCAAACTGCGCGCCAGCGACGAGCGGCGCGTGAGCTTCGAGCGAGAACTCGACCCTTTGCGCCAACGCATCACCGATTTGCAGCTCAAGGAGCAAGCCGCCCGGCTGGGTCTGGAGCAATACACCCAGCTGCTGGCCGATGCCCAAGCTGATTTGCAAGCAGTGGCCCAGTCCATTGAAACGGGCCAAGTGCGCGTGACGGGCCTGCAAGCTGAGATCGACCGCATCCACCGCGACATCACAGCGCTCGGCCCGGTCAACCTGGCCGCGTTGGAGGAGCTGACCACGTCGCGAGAGCGCAAGGTCTTCCTGGACGCGCAGTGTGCCGACCTGACCGATGCCATGAATACCTTGGAAGACGCGATCCGCAAGATCGACGCCGAAACGCGCGATTTACTGGGCGGCACTTTCAAGATCGTCAACGAGCACTTCAGCCGCATGTTCCCCGAGTTGTTTGGTGGCGGCAATGCACGCTTGGTCATGACCGGTGACGAGATCCTGGACGCAGGCGTTCAGGTGCTGGCGCAGCCGCCAGGCAAGAAAAACCAGACGATCCACCTGCTGTCGGGCGGCGAAAAAGCCTTGACAGCCATCGCGCTGGTGTTCGCCATTTTCCAGCTCAATCCCGCGCCGTTTTGCTTGCTTGACGAGGTGGATGCGCCGCTGGACGACGCCAACACCGAGCGCTATGCGAAGCTGGTCAAGGGCATGGGCAAAGAGACCCAATTCCTGTTCATCAGCCACAACAAAATCGCCATGGAAATGGCCGAGCAATTGATTGGCGTGACCATGCAGGAGCAGGGCGTATCACGCATTGTGGCCGTGGACATGGAGTCTGCGGTGTCATTGGCCGACGTGGCCTGA
- a CDS encoding cell division protein ZipA C-terminal FtsZ-binding domain-containing protein, with protein MSSLQLSLAAIGALTVGAVVIYNYWTSRKNAPRLAEPPTEPQLDVPEVAPELTETREPVLTDDFSSLPQPERKPQLDALIDVIATMEVDHPVSGDAALAALPVTRRVGTKPFHVEGCSELSGEWEVLAAGRRYSAFQAGVQLANRVGALNNIEFSEFVVKTQAFADSVGGSASFSDMLEEVARARELDQFASAHDAQLSFTLCARASAWSPGYIQQHAARLGFVAGVIPGRMVLPAAVTGLPPILSLTFDSQAAMADDPAMSAIREFSLSLDVPQIAREDQPFERLREAARLLAEHMDGVVTDGNGQMLGDDVLDQIATDLQQLYDALAARELSAGTPQARRLFS; from the coding sequence ATGAGCTCATTGCAGTTGAGTCTGGCCGCCATCGGGGCGCTCACCGTGGGTGCCGTGGTGATCTACAACTATTGGACCTCGCGTAAAAATGCGCCGCGCTTGGCCGAGCCCCCAACAGAACCCCAGCTGGACGTGCCAGAGGTGGCCCCCGAGCTGACTGAAACCCGTGAACCGGTTCTGACCGATGATTTTTCCAGCCTGCCCCAGCCCGAGCGCAAGCCCCAGCTGGACGCCCTGATCGATGTGATCGCCACCATGGAGGTGGACCACCCTGTGTCCGGGGATGCCGCTTTGGCGGCTTTGCCCGTCACACGCCGTGTCGGCACCAAGCCCTTTCATGTCGAGGGTTGCAGTGAACTCAGCGGCGAATGGGAAGTTTTGGCGGCCGGTCGCCGTTACTCGGCGTTTCAGGCCGGCGTTCAGTTGGCCAACCGAGTGGGCGCGCTCAATAACATCGAATTTTCAGAGTTTGTGGTCAAAACGCAGGCCTTTGCTGACTCTGTGGGCGGCAGCGCCAGTTTCAGCGACATGCTCGAAGAAGTGGCGCGTGCCCGTGAACTCGATCAATTTGCCAGCGCTCACGATGCCCAGTTGAGCTTCACGCTGTGCGCTCGGGCCTCGGCCTGGAGTCCTGGCTACATCCAGCAGCATGCTGCGCGACTGGGGTTTGTCGCGGGGGTGATTCCGGGCCGCATGGTGCTGCCGGCCGCCGTGACTGGCTTGCCCCCCATTTTGTCGCTGACTTTTGATTCCCAGGCCGCCATGGCCGATGACCCGGCCATGTCAGCCATCCGAGAGTTTTCGCTCAGTCTGGATGTGCCACAAATTGCCCGTGAAGACCAGCCTTTCGAGCGCTTGCGCGAGGCGGCCCGTTTGCTGGCAGAGCACATGGATGGCGTGGTCACCGATGGCAATGGTCAAATGCTGGGCGATGACGTGCTCGATCAAATTGCGACCGATTTGCAACAGCTTTATGACGCCCTGGCTGCGCGTGAGCTGTCGGCGGGCACGCCTCAGGCGCGTCGTCTGTTCTCCTGA